The Oncorhynchus tshawytscha isolate Ot180627B linkage group LG30, Otsh_v2.0, whole genome shotgun sequence genome includes a region encoding these proteins:
- the LOC121841420 gene encoding uncharacterized protein LOC121841420: MEALKTIKEPSSNLLSPSQVVVEVVPRLLLALWLQPEEGHSEHPILISGMAVGMVAAVVEKLSCMLKDPSPHIPFSRAAAFDSVRSILGRISQSFSTDDLQSPFYMSSVCGFVADEVQSCFQPPAATLPVPPVLTVAVSTTLPAGIQADPASSHLEVVDITTNTETDPASSHLEVEDITPKTEADPASSHLEVVDITTNTETDPGSSHLEVEDITPKTEADPASSHLEVVDITTNTETDPGSSHLEVQDITTNTEADPASSNLNVVDITPNTEAEPISSLLEVVDLTPEERTLTMAVSATLPADIQAEDDAVVTPHVTKDMTLDVPCRARKGAVWRLFCRLWRAVCCCACHKEEEEQY; this comes from the exons ATGGAAGCATTGAAAACAATCAAAGAGCCCAGTAGCAACCTGCTCAGCCCATctcaggtggtggtggaggtggtgccCAGACTCCTCCTGGCCCTGTGGCTTCAACCAGAGGAAGGCCATTCAGAGCACCCAATCCTAATAAGCGGGATGGCCGTGGGCATGGTGGCGGCCGTAGTGGAGAAGCTCTCCTGCATGTTAAAGGACCCTTCCCCTCACATCCCTTTCTCCCGGGCTGCTGCTTTTGACTCTGTGCGGTCGATCCTCGGGAGAATCAGTCAGTCCTTCTCCACAGATGACCTGCAGAGCCCTTTTTATATGAGCTCTGTCTGTGGCTTTGTGGCTGACGAGGTGCAGAGCTGCTTCCAGCCCCCTGCAGCCACCCTACCAGTCCCCCCTGTGCTCACGGTGGCCGTTTCCACCACACTACCAGCTGGCATCCAAGCAG ACCCGGCTTCTTCCCACCTGGAGGTTGTGGACAtcaccactaacacagagacagatccGGCTTCTTCCCACCTGGAGGTTGAGGACATCACCCCTAAGACAGAGGCAGATCCGGCTTCTTCCCACCTGGAGGTTGTGGACAtcaccactaacacagagacagatccGGGTTCTTCCCACCTGGAGGTTGAGGACATCACCCCTAAGACAGAGGCAGATCCGGCTTCTTCCCACCTGGAGGTTGTGGACAtcaccactaacacagagacagatccGGGTTCTTCCCACCTGGAGGTTCAAGACATCACCACTAACACAGAGGCAGATCCTGCTTCTTCCAACCTGAATGTGGTGGACATCACCCCTAATACAGAGGCAGAGCCCATCTCTTCCCTCTTGGAGGTTGTGGACCTCACACCTGAAGAAAGGACTCTCACGATGGCCGTCTCCGCCACTCTGCCAGCTGACATCCAAGCAG AGGATGATGCTGTGGTCACCCCACACGTCACCAAGGACATGACACTGGATGTTCCATGCAGAGCTAGGAAAGGGGCAGTCTGGCGATTATTTTGCAGGCTTTGGAGGGCAGTGTGCTGCTGCGCCTgccacaaggaagaggaggaacaatATTAA